Genomic segment of Polycladomyces abyssicola:
GGATCAACTCCGAAAACATGGGGCAATTTGAGCGGACGCTCATCATTGCGGACGAAGGCAGCTTCGTCCACTACGTCGAAGGTTGTACGGCCCCGATCTACAGCACCGACTCGCTGCACAGCGCTGTTGTGGAGATCATCGTCAAGAAAAAGGCCCGTTGCCGGTACACCACGATTCAGAACTGGGCGCCCAACATCTACAACTTGGTAACCAAACGTGCGGTGGCCGAAGAAGGGGCGCACATGGAATGGGTGGACGGCAACATCGGTTCCAAACTGACCATGAAGTATCCGGCCGTCATCATGAAAGGGGAAGGTGCCAAAGCGGACGTCCTTTCCATCGCGGTCGCAGGCAAAGGTCAACATCAGGACGCCGGTGCCAAAGTGGTGGCGTTGGCTCCCAATTGCACGGCGACGATCATCTCCAAGTCGATCAGCAAACAAGGCGGAAAGGTCACCTATCGCGGTTTGACCAGCTTTGGCCGCAATTCACAAGGGTCCAAAGCCAACGTCAAATGCGATACCTTGATCTTGGATGACCAATCGACTTCCGACACGATTCCTTACAACGAAATTCTGAACGACGACATCACGCTGGAACACGAAGCCACGGTCAGCAAAGTGAGCGAGGATCAGCTCTTCTACCTGATGAGCCGTGGGTTGAGTGAAGAAGAAGCCACACAGATGATCGTGATGGGCTTTATCGAGCCTTTCACCAAGGAACTGCCGATGGAATATGCGGTGGAGATGAACCGTCTCATCAAGCTGGAGATGGAAGGCTCGATCGGCTGATGGGGAAGCAATAACAAAAAAGGGTGACCGGTTTACGATTAAACCGGTCACCCTTTTACCATTAGGGGCAACGTCGGGATAAAACGGCCCCGGAGACGGGACTTCCAGTGGAGAAACGGTGTGATGCGCGGCATCCGGACGTGAGAAGCAAGATATCTCCTCCCATTTCCGTGGATCAGCTATCGGAACATATGTTCGCTAATAGTATATCCCGATTTTCATCATATTGCAAGAGAGAAATATCAGATTTCCCAGGAAATGAGGCCTGATTGGCTTCTTCCTCCTAAGTAGTGAGTAGAAGGCTCTTCCCAGGCTCATGACAGTGTCCAACTATTCAAGACCTGTTCCAAGGGTTAGCAGTTTCACACGAGTGCCATGAGCGACCTTTTGAGCACAGACATACCCTAGGGCGTATCTGGTGAATACTGTCCACATTGCTCCTTTACGGAATGACCAAACGTGCTCTAGTTGTTATGTTCATAGTGCATCCTTTGCCGATCGATCGATAGGGGCAATCCGCCATCTCGGCAATATACAGTACCGCTTCTTTATTTCGGCTGGTTTGGGTCGCAATTTGTTCATCGGGTGAGTAGAATCCGGGGTTGGATGTACGAGGATACATTTCAAATGTATATGCGAAGATTTTATACGTACCATAAGCCCAGTCCGTCAGATCCCAGTCGGTGATGTACGAATCGCTCGCTTGTTGGAGTGTGTAGCCGTTGGATTGCGCCATGACTCTTCCCATGGCAACAAACACATCATGATCATCTTGTGTCATGTCTCGGCACATCCGTGTACGTATAGCCATATGGGTACAAGCTCAGATCGCTGTAGGTATTGAATGTGATGGCAGTGCGGATTTGTTTGTTGCCGCCGACTACTCGACTGTTGATAAAATCGCGCAGTCGGGCGGTTTCCGGAGCGGAAAACGGTGCCGAGCCGCGATAGGTCTCAATGGACGGATTGCCGCTGGAACCGCCGCAGCACCCCCATTTGTATCCGTAATTTCGGTTCAAATCGGTGCCGACATAAGAAGAACCGCTCTTGGGTTGTCGGTTTTTTGCGCCAGAAGTCGTACGAGTTGTTGCGGATGTCGTACTCTCCACCGTCACCACCGGTGTGCATTCGTATCACAAATTCAAAAGGCGTTCTCCACATTGGGAAAACGCCTTCTAAAAAAGAATCAACAGCCTGATGCTGGCTTCAGTTTTGTTGTGAAGCTTTCCACGTGATATATTCTGTCAACACGCGAATAGCGACAGGGATGGCCTCCTCATTCGGCTCGATTTTCGGATGATGTAATCCGTACGGTGTGTCCACACCCAGCCAGAACATGAATCCCGGGATCTCCTGCAGAAAGTAGCCGAAATCCTCGCCGGTCATCGCTTCTTTGCATACCGTCAGGTTGGCGATGTTCGTCTGACGGAGCCAGTCCATAAACTCCGTCGTCAATGGTTCGTCGTTATACACTTGACAGTAGTTGGCGCCCCAGTCAATGGTCGCCTCACATTCAAAACTCGCTTCGATCCCACGTACCATCGCTTCAATTCGTGACTTGATCTTCCGCATGGAATCCATCGAGAGGGTGCGGATCGTCCCTTCCAGCCGCCCTTTCCCGGCGATGATATTTTGTTTGGTGCCGATGGTCACTTTGCCGATGGTGACAATGGCCGAATCCAACGGGTCAATGTTGCGCGAAACGATATGATGCAGTTGAATAGCCAGATGGGAGGTGGCCAGCACCATGTCGTTGGCCCGGTGGGGATAGGCGGCGTGGCCGCTTTTGCCGACCAAGTCGATGAACAGCTCCGACGTGTTGGCGAACAGGATGCCGGGCTTGACGGCAATCGTTCCCACGGGATATTCCGGCGCGACATGAAGGGCAAACATACAATCCGGTTTCCAGGAGCGGAATTCTTCGCTTTCCAACATGGGTTGGGCACCGCCCGGTCCTTCTTCAGCCGGTTGGAAGACGAACAGCAGGTCGTCGCGGACGGGATGATGGACAAAATGGGTCAATACACCCAGCGCGATCGCCATGTGCATATCGTGGCCGCAAGCGTGCATGTATCCGGGATGGGTTGATTTGAAGGGAAGCGTCGTCTCTTCCTCCATCGGCAGAGCGTCCATGTCGGCACGGTACCCGATGCATTGGCGTGGAGCGGTGCCGGAAATCTTCACCAACACACCGGTGCGCCAAGTGCGGATCTGCAACCGTTCTTGTGGCAATCCCGCGAGATACTCCAGGATGAATTGCTGGGTTTTGAACTCGGCAAAACCGGGTTCGGGGATTTGATGCAATTGTCGCCGAATCTGGATAAACGGATTCAGGATCTGATCTGAAACGGCGCTCATTCGGCACACCCCCTCTCACAAAAAGGTTCGTTTCATGTATTGTTCCATCCGTTCGATGAAAAGGTCCACTTCTTCCCGCGTGAGTGTCAGCGGCGGCAGCAGGCGGATCACTGTTTTCGCGGTCACATTGAACAAAATGCCTTCCTTCAACAACGCTTTTTGCCACTCCGCGATTTCCTCCGCACTCCGGTTGGTGCGGATGCCGATCATCATCCCTTTTCCCTGCACATGATGGATAACCGTGGGATATTGTTCTTTCAGCTCCCGCAATCGGCTCCACAAGTACTCCGCCGTTTGCCGTCCTTTTTCCATTTGTCCCTCATCCAACAGCACGTCCAGCACGGCGTTGCCCAAAGCAGCGCTGAGTGGCGACGGGGCAAATGTGGTGCCGTGATCGCCCGGCTGGAAGAGATTCATCAGTTTCTCCCCGGCGATGATCCCGCCCAGCGGCAAGCCGCCGCCCACCCCTTTGGCAAAAAGGATGAGGTCGGGTTGCAGACCGTAATGCTGGTAAGCAAACAATTTGCCCGTCCGCCCCATGCCGGTTTGAATCTCGTCCATGCACAAAAGGATGCCGTGCTGTTCACAGAGACGGGCCATTTCCTGCAAGTAGGCATCGGAAAGAGGTACGACGCCGCCCGCGCCTTGAATCGGTTCGGCTAAAATAGCGGCCGGTCGATGGGTTTCGCATACACGCCGCAGTTCGTCGATGTTTTCGGGCTCCACTTCATAAAAGGGGAAATCGGGTTGCGGAAAGTCCTGATAGACACTCGGTTGACGGGTCAGCCGCAGCGCGCCCAGTGTTCGGCCGTGAAAGCTGTTTTTCATCACGACGATGCCGTCACGTCCTTCTCCCCGTTTGGCTGTCCATTTGTGGATCAGCTTGATGGCCGCTTCGGTCGATTCCGCGCCGGAATTGGCGAAATACACTTTGCCCGGGATGCTGTTTTCCACCAAGCGTTGTGCGAGCCGGATCGCGGGGGGGTTGAGAAACAGGTTGGAAATGTGCAAAAACCGTTCCCCTTGTTCCCGCAGAGCCCGCAGGATCGCCGGATGGGAGTGGCCGAGCACGTTGACGGCCAATCCGGTGAACAGATCCAGATAACGGTTGCCTTCCGTGTCGTACAGGTAGTTGCCTTCTGCTTTGTCAATGGCAATGGGCAAGCGGCGAACCGTGGGCATGATATAGGTCTGGTCAAGTGTGTGCCAGTCGGTCATCGGGCTCCCCCTTTTTCTGTACCAATATGAAAGGCGGGCCGCCGAGGGCCCGTGGGATGGTTGTGTTTAGAGTTTGCGCAGTTCCTGCATGATTTCCGTTTTGGACCGGGTTTTGTCGTCGATTTGTTTGATGACCCGGGCCGGGGTTCCCGCCACCACGGTATTGGGCGGAACATCTTCCGTTACGACGGCACCTGCAGCCACCACCGCGCCTTTGCCGACACGGACACCTTCGAGGATCACGGCATTGGCACCGACGACGACATCATCTTCGATGATGACGGGTGTTGCTGACGGGGGTTCGATCACACCGGCGATGACGGCTCCCGCACCGATGTGGCAGTTTTTCCCGATCGTGCCGCGACCACCGACGACCACGTTCATATCGATCATTGTGCCTTCGCCGATCACTGCACCGATGTTGATGACCGCTCCCATCATGATGACCGCGTTTTTCCCGATTTCCACCTGTTCACGAATGATGGCTCCTGGTTCGATCCGCGCTTCGATATTTTTCAGATCAAGCAGCGGAATGGCGGAGTTGCGCCGGTCGTTTTCCACCACGTAATCTTCGATTTTGTCTTTGTTGGCTTCGAGGACGGGCTGTACTTCCTTCCAATCCCCGAACAATACACCTACATTGCCGTTAAAGAACGTTTTCACGTTCGAGCCGAAGTCGATCTGATCCAGTTGCCCCTTGATATGCACTTTGACGGGCGTTTTTTTCTCACTGTTGGCGATGAATTGGATAATCTGATGTGCATCCATCATTTCCATTCCGTCATGTCACCTGTCCTTTTTTGCTGATATCCGGTATTTGACCGCAAAAGTCCTTTTACCAGTATACCACACTCCATTTGATGGACAAAGGCGGAATAGTTTGTGATTATGGAGGAGGGATGAGCAAAGAGAGGAAGTTATTTCACCGCAAACATGAACCGGATGTTAGTTATCCAAATATTTTTCGTTGGTTAAATTGGGAAGAGGCATCGTTTGACGAGCGATTGAGGGCATTACAATTACTTGAGAATGATCATGCATCACGACAAGGAAGAACGAGTTCGGTTCCGTTTTGACGGTCAAAATCGAAGAGTGGACCAATTTGATGCCGGATGTATTCCGTAAGCACTACGGGATCCATTGGGATTGGTGCATACCGAGTGGTTCGTGGTTTCTTTCCGGTGTTTAATTTATGAAACATATCACATATTAACGATATAAGAAAATCACTGTCATAATATCGTCACTTATTTTGTGCAATTTATCACAAATTCTTTTGCAATCCTTTTATATACTGAAAATGCAAGGGTTCCACTGATCTAGGGGTGTTGGGAAGATACCCTCTTTGTTTTGTCACCCTCTGTCTGTCCACCCTCACCGTCTCCTAATAAATAGAAAATGAGATAGGTTTGGCGCGGACACCGCGCTTTTTTCTTTTTAATTTCCTCCGTTTCCCATCTCCCGATGTAAAAGCGAAATAATACAATAAAATCAGAATCCCCCGTACATACGAAAACAGGGGGATTTTTGTGTTTATCGAGCCAATGCTTGCACATCCATCTAATCAGCCTTTTGACAGTGACGATTACATTGCTGAACCGAAGATGGACGATTTTGGCTGCTCCTTTCGACGTGGACGGCATACGAGCATACACGCGGCATGGGAACTAGGTGACCGATCGTTTTCCCGAACTAAGTATGCCAAAAGTGCCACCGGGAACAGTGTTAGGCGGCGAATTGATTGTAACCGGTGATGGTGGCCGACCGGATTTTGATGCGGTCATGAGACGGTTGCAGACAAGAAAGCAAGCGATCGAACGATTGATCTCTTCAACGCTTGCTCGAAGCTGGATCTGGAGGGCATTATGCTGAAAAAGAAGGACACTCCATATCTAGTGGGGAAACGGTCAAAAGCGTGGCAAAAGGTGATCGCCTACAAAGACGTGGAAGTGGTCATCACGGGATATCGAAAAGGTGAGTTTGGATGGTTGATCGGGATCGAGGATGACAGCGACATCCGGCCAGTTGGTATTTTGGAACTGGGTGTAGGCCCAGCGGAGAGAAGGGCGCTTTATGATGTGTCTAGCCTGATAAAAATCACCGATAATGAGCAGTTTGTATACTTGGAACCACGTTTGATGTCCGCAGTTTAAAATAACAGAATCGGAGTAATCGCGATGCCAGTGGGATTAGTTCCCACAGGCAAGGTTGCAACAATAGTATTATTTGCGGTGTCAATCACCGATACCGTGTCAGGACCCTGATTTGTGACATAAGCGCGTAAACCGTCAGGCGTGATCGCGATTGCAAAAGGAATACCTAAGCCCATTACCGTAGCCACAATCGGGGGGATGGCGGAAGATGGGGGGGGCATGATCACCGACTTGCGGCAAGCCTTCGGCAACTGAAAGCTCAAATCCTGTTCTCGCATATGGAGCTGCTGTGGTTCGTTGCAAAGAACCGCCGTAACTTTCCACAAAAACGGAAACCGTTTGGATGAAAGAGATTAATGATTCAAACGGTCTTGATATAAGTCAATATACAGTTGATGATTTGAACTCAGTACCATGTAGTTGACATCTTCGGGTGTCAATTTGCGCTTATTCAATTCTTTTTCTAACCATTCCATCGTTAAATTTCTTTTGGCCAAATTTTCAACAACGATTTCTCCGTCAACAATCAATTCTGTAGGAAATGAGCGGTTAGATGTTTGAAGCGATAAGTCTTTACGAGTCACTGGAAGATACATTGGTTTTTTTAATACTGATAATTCCCCGTCCGGTTCCAGTATCGCGCATTCTACTTCATTGATATCAAAGATGTCTTTTCTTCTCAAACTTTGACTCAATACTTCCAAGCCCATATTGATTTTGGATAGATTTTTTTCAAGGATTTTTCCTTTATCGATCAGGAGAACCGGTTCTCCAATAATCCATCTTTGAAAAGTGCGGCTTTTTAAAGCGAGATATGACAACAGAGCGGACAGAGCGGTTAATAATACAATAGATAACGTTATAAGATAGGGATTAAGTTTATATTCAAAGGCAAGGTTCCCTGCAATCGATCCTATCGTGATATTCACGATATAATGTAAATAAGTTAAACGAGAAATGGCTTGTCTTCCAATAATATGAGTGCTGATGATGAGTAAGAAAACAGAGAATATCGTTCTAATAATGGTTTCTATAAAGTCAGACATCATGTTCCTCCTGATGAGGTGAAATGCTGTTATTTACTATTGTCGCCAAAATGGGATTGGAATTAACCACATGTAAAATGACTTCGCTTCAAATAATTGAATAGTGAAACATGATTGTGTATCATGTTGGTCAACCCGACCGAAAATGGAAGAGCCGTTGACCACCGCTTCATAACGACATCTGTCGGTTGAAAGCGGAAATGGTCAACGGCTCACGTTTATTGGAATACACTTATCCCTTCAACACAAAGCGGTTTCCATCCGGATCCTCAAATTGAACGAAGGTGCCCCATTGCATCTGTTTGGGCTCGTCCAAAAACTTGACACCGTTGGCGGTGAGTCGTTCGTACGTTCCCTGGATGTCCTCACATTCAAACACAATAGAAGGTTTCAGTTCCTCCCAATTGGGCATCATCGATTTCGGGTACAGTACCAGTCGGGTTTGAACGTTTTCCGGTCCGACTTCGATCCATCTTCCTTGTGGCCCCATCGGTTGATCGCGATACACTTTGAATCCGATTTTCTCGGTCCAAAATTGAAGTGCTGCATCCTGATCTTCCACGTAGATCGCCACCGTGGCAATTTGTCTGATCATCCTCATACCCACCTTTCCATTTCCTTTTCATTCCCTACACTAGCACATATGATCCCGCTCATCAGGCGACTTTTTCTGTAAATCCGTCATCGGAATGTTGAAAAGAGAAGAGAAGCCCCAAGGATAACAGCGAATACCGAACAAACGTAGCCGACCGAGGGTGTATAAACGGGTGCATCGTGTCAAAGGTCCGATGAAAAATCCGTGGGGCAAGGGATTTTGATGGTTTTCGAGATGGTATTTCCCATAATGGATGAGCAATTGTACAAATCCGTCGGGCCACAAAGTTTCCAGCGGAGCCGACGGATCATACGTCCGTTCCAGATACCAAATGCAACGAATGAACGGGCGGAGCTGCGGTATCGGTTGCATTTCTCGGTATCGCATGTGGTTCACCATCCGGGAAATATCATCAATTCTATTTTCATAGAATCATCCTTCTCCGGCAATACAGAGAGATATATTGGTCAAGGGAAATGGTGGAAAGTACTACATATCCGGAGGAACACCTGTTGCGCAACACCTGTTGCGCTGACGTGGACAATTGTTACGCACAGGCCTTCGGTTTTTTGCGGGATAGGTGCGTTCGCATCCAAGTAATCGTTGGCACGTGGTTTGCTTAGATAATGGGTGAAACGTTTTCCCTTCGGGAAGGCGTGAAGTTCATTCATACCGATGGTGAATTTGGAGGGGAGTGATGGTCTGTGTCCACGCGCAAACCGCAAATCCTAGCCATTGATGCCGGAGGAACGATGACCGACACGTTTATCATCGATGACCGGGGGGAGTTTGTCGTCGGGAAGGCGCAAACGACTCCGGAAGACGAGTCGGTCGGCCTCTTGAATTCCTCTGAGGACGCTCTCTTGTACTGGGACATGACGGTAGAAGAGGCGTTTCCGCAGCTGCTGACGGGGGTCTATTCCGGCACCGCCATGCTGAACCGACTCGTGTCCCGTAAAGGGCGTAAGGTCGGATTGATTGTGAACAAGGGCATGGAGGACTTCCACCGGATGGGTCGAGCCGTACAGTCGTACCTCGGATACTCGTATTCGGACCGGCTTCATCTCAACACACATAAGTATGATCCGCCGTTAGTACCCCGCGAATGGACACGTGGCGTGACGGAAAGGATCGACATGTTCGGGAACGTTGTCATCCCGCTATATGAACACGAAGTGGAGCCGATCGTGCGGGAATTGGTCGAAGAAGGCGTGGAGGCCATTGTCATCAGCCTGTTGCATTC
This window contains:
- the sufB gene encoding Fe-S cluster assembly protein SufB, coding for MAKELPDLSEYKYGFRDKDVAVYRAKRGLTREIVEEISRMKGEPEWMLEFRLKALEQFYKMPLPNEMNSKWFSILPGKLDDLDFDSITYYVKPSERQGRSWDEVPEEIKRTFDRLGIPEAEQKFLAGVSAQYESEVVYHNMQKELEEQGVIFCDTDTAVREYPELVKEYFGTVVPPSDNKFAALNSAVWSGGSFIYVPPGVKCEVPLQAYFRINSENMGQFERTLIIADEGSFVHYVEGCTAPIYSTDSLHSAVVEIIVKKKARCRYTTIQNWAPNIYNLVTKRAVAEEGAHMEWVDGNIGSKLTMKYPAVIMKGEGAKADVLSIAVAGKGQHQDAGAKVVALAPNCTATIISKSISKQGGKVTYRGLTSFGRNSQGSKANVKCDTLILDDQSTSDTIPYNEILNDDITLEHEATVSKVSEDQLFYLMSRGLSEEEATQMIVMGFIEPFTKELPMEYAVEMNRLIKLEMEGSIG
- a CDS encoding M14 family zinc carboxypeptidase; the encoded protein is MESTTSATTRTTSGAKNRQPKSGSSYVGTDLNRNYGYKWGCCGGSSGNPSIETYRGSAPFSAPETARLRDFINSRVVGGNKQIRTAITFNTYSDLSLYPYGYTYTDVPRHDTR
- a CDS encoding N-acetyldiaminopimelate deacetylase — protein: MSAVSDQILNPFIQIRRQLHQIPEPGFAEFKTQQFILEYLAGLPQERLQIRTWRTGVLVKISGTAPRQCIGYRADMDALPMEEETTLPFKSTHPGYMHACGHDMHMAIALGVLTHFVHHPVRDDLLFVFQPAEEGPGGAQPMLESEEFRSWKPDCMFALHVAPEYPVGTIAVKPGILFANTSELFIDLVGKSGHAAYPHRANDMVLATSHLAIQLHHIVSRNIDPLDSAIVTIGKVTIGTKQNIIAGKGRLEGTIRTLSMDSMRKIKSRIEAMVRGIEASFECEATIDWGANYCQVYNDEPLTTEFMDWLRQTNIANLTVCKEAMTGEDFGYFLQEIPGFMFWLGVDTPYGLHHPKIEPNEEAIPVAIRVLTEYITWKASQQN
- a CDS encoding aspartate aminotransferase family protein encodes the protein MTDWHTLDQTYIMPTVRRLPIAIDKAEGNYLYDTEGNRYLDLFTGLAVNVLGHSHPAILRALREQGERFLHISNLFLNPPAIRLAQRLVENSIPGKVYFANSGAESTEAAIKLIHKWTAKRGEGRDGIVVMKNSFHGRTLGALRLTRQPSVYQDFPQPDFPFYEVEPENIDELRRVCETHRPAAILAEPIQGAGGVVPLSDAYLQEMARLCEQHGILLCMDEIQTGMGRTGKLFAYQHYGLQPDLILFAKGVGGGLPLGGIIAGEKLMNLFQPGDHGTTFAPSPLSAALGNAVLDVLLDEGQMEKGRQTAEYLWSRLRELKEQYPTVIHHVQGKGMMIGIRTNRSAEEIAEWQKALLKEGILFNVTAKTVIRLLPPLTLTREEVDLFIERMEQYMKRTFL
- the dapD gene encoding 2,3,4,5-tetrahydropyridine-2,6-dicarboxylate N-acetyltransferase translates to MEMMDAHQIIQFIANSEKKTPVKVHIKGQLDQIDFGSNVKTFFNGNVGVLFGDWKEVQPVLEANKDKIEDYVVENDRRNSAIPLLDLKNIEARIEPGAIIREQVEIGKNAVIMMGAVINIGAVIGEGTMIDMNVVVGGRGTIGKNCHIGAGAVIAGVIEPPSATPVIIEDDVVVGANAVILEGVRVGKGAVVAAGAVVTEDVPPNTVVAGTPARVIKQIDDKTRSKTEIMQELRKL
- a CDS encoding DUF421 domain-containing protein, encoding MSDFIETIIRTIFSVFLLIISTHIIGRQAISRLTYLHYIVNITIGSIAGNLAFEYKLNPYLITLSIVLLTALSALLSYLALKSRTFQRWIIGEPVLLIDKGKILEKNLSKINMGLEVLSQSLRRKDIFDINEVECAILEPDGELSVLKKPMYLPVTRKDLSLQTSNRSFPTELIVDGEIVVENLAKRNLTMEWLEKELNKRKLTPEDVNYMVLSSNHQLYIDLYQDRLNH
- a CDS encoding VOC family protein, which encodes MIRQIATVAIYVEDQDAALQFWTEKIGFKVYRDQPMGPQGRWIEVGPENVQTRLVLYPKSMMPNWEELKPSIVFECEDIQGTYERLTANGVKFLDEPKQMQWGTFVQFEDPDGNRFVLKG
- a CDS encoding DUF6597 domain-containing transcriptional factor yields the protein MVNHMRYREMQPIPQLRPFIRCIWYLERTYDPSAPLETLWPDGFVQLLIHYGKYHLENHQNPLPHGFFIGPLTRCTRLYTLGRLRLFGIRCYPWGFSSLFNIPMTDLQKKSPDERDHMC